The Prochlorococcus marinus XMU1404 region GTGTCCTAGAGAGTCTGATGTTCAGGCGGTTAAAGATGCTATTGAAAGAGTTGATCTCACGGATCATTTATCTACACCTCTTGGAAACTTATCTGGAGGTCAGAGAAAAAGAACTTTTTTAGCTAGAGCAATTGCGCAAAGAGCGTCAATATTACTTCTTGATGAGCCTTTTTCAGGTGTTGATATAAGAACTGAGAAACTTATCTCGGAATTATTTATTCAATTTAAAAATGAGGGGAAAACTATATTATTATCAACGCACGATATGATTCATGTCCGTGAATTTTGTGATTTGGTTCTTTTGATAAATAAAACTGTTGTAGCTTATGGCGAGACCTCTGAAGTGTTTACCCCTGAAAATATTACAACCACTTTTGGAGGGATCTCACCTGATTTCTTGTTTGGACCTGAATCCTAAATTTTAAATTATATGGAGCTCTGTCTTTTTTTAACTTTAGATTCATTCATAACAGATCCTCTAACTCATGACTTTATGAGAAAAGCACTTCTTATGAGTTCATTAGTTGCAGCTGTTTGTGGTTTTCTATCAAGTTATTTGACTCTTAAAGGATGGGCTTTAATGGGAGATGCAGTGTCGCATTCGGTAATGCCTGGTGTTGTGGTTGCTTATGCATTAGGTCTTCCTTTCTCCTTAGGGGCATTTATTTTCGGAGTTGGTTCTGTTGCATTGATAGGGTTTATTAAGCAGAAATCTAGAGTTAAGGAAGATACTGTTATTGGGTTGGTATTTACTGGATTTTTCGCTCTTGGAATCGTTTTAGTTTCTAAGATTAAAAGTAACATTGATTTGCACTCTATTCTTTTTGGTAGTCCATTAGGAATATCACTTTCAGATGTAAAACAAACTATATTTATTTCTTTATTGGTAGTAATCCTTTTATCAATCTTTAGAAAAGATTTAATGCTTTATTGTTTTGATCCTAGGCATGCAAAAACAGTTGGGATTAACGTACTTTTTCTTCATTATTTACTGCTCACATGCTTATCTTTGGCAGCTGTTGTGGGCTTGCAGTCTGTCGGAATTATTTTGGTAGTTGCAATGTTGATTACACCAGGAGCTACAGCATATTTACTTACGGATAAATTTGATAAAATGACAATAATTTCAGTATTAAGTGCAATTATCTCAAGCCTGATAGGAATCTATGTTAGTTTTTGGTTTGATCTTGAAACAGGTGGATCAATTGTCTTAGCACAAACTTTTATATTTTTATTTGCTTTTTTATTCGCTCCAAGATATGGAATATTTAAGTTAAAGAAATTATTTGCCGGGTATAAATGATAGTGTTGGAAGAAACTTTTAATAAAAAGTGGAATTGGTGGCCATTATTCCCCTTATATCCTTATGGAAAAAAGAAAACAATTTTAAGAGAATTAATTCCTGATCAAATATGGTCTTTGGAACAAATACAGGGATTATATTATGTTGCGGTTCCAATAAGAATGACGGTAATAAAGGTTGACAATGGATTGATGCTAATAAATCCACTGCCTCCGACAAAAGAATTAATAAATGAGTTAGAAAAATTAATTATGATACACGGCAACGTAAAAACAATAATTCTACCGAGTGCCTCTGGACTAGAACATAAAATCGGACTGCCAGCTCTTTCAAGAATTTTTAAAGATGCAGAAATTTGGCTTTGTCCTGGACAATGGAGTTTCCCCATAAATCTACCTCTAGATTTTTTAGGAATTCCATCAAAAAGATCAAGAATACTGTTTGAGGAAGGTACTCCACATACAAACTCCTTTAAATGGTCTTCATTAGGTCCACTTAATTTAGGACTTGGAAGATATCAGGAGATAAGCTGTTTCCATTATTCTACGAAAACTCTTCACGTAACAGATGCAATAGTTGGAATAGACTCTACACCACCTGAGATATTTAATTTTGATCCAACTCCACTTCTTTTTCATTCTAGAGAGAGAGGAGATGAGCCTTTAATTGACTCGATTGAACAAAGAAAAAAAGGATGGAAAAGGTTAGTCTTATTTTCATCTTTTTTGAAACCAGGTAAATTAAATATTCCACCTTTAAAAAAAATATTAAAGTATTCATTCAAAAAAGATCTTAGAAATTGGAGATCTCATTTCGGTATTTATCCCTTTTTATGGGACGCAGATTGGGAATCCTCTCTTGTTGAAATAATGGGTAAAGACACTCCTAAGATTCAAATTGCACCAGTTTTACAAAAATTAATTTTTCCGCGTTCTAAAGAGGTTTTAATTATGTGGTTAGAAAATATCAAGTCTTTTAAAGATATGGAATATTTAATTCCCTCTCATTTTACTGCACCCATAAAATTTACAATAAATGATTGTCAAAAATTAATTGATGAAATTAATTCACAAAAATGGGACAAATCACCAGAAGATAATAAATTTTTGATAAGTTTGTACAAAAAATTGTTTGATCTAGGAATAATTCCTAAAGAAGTTAATCTCTAAAAAATATTATTCTTCGATAGACATGTTTTCGTCATTTTTAAGAGTTTGTTCTAACTCTTTTCTTTGCTCCATTTGCCTTAAGAAATATCCTGTCATCATTGCCGAAGATAGTAAATTGGCTATGTTTTCCTTTGAGGATGTTATTTTTACATCAAACTGATCTGAAGGGAGCATTCCAAGAAGACCCTGAACATTATGTCTTATAATTTCTTGAATATCTTCACTAGCTGATGTTGCTACTCTTTGCAAAACTTCTGGTGATTGTTTTTGCAAGTATTGAATTAAATCATTATCATCATTCGGATCATTATTTTCAGTAGCAAGAAATTCTGGATTAAACATTTCTACAACTTCAAGATATAAAAACCCTACAACATCATGTACCCATTAATCTAAATTATTAAGGGCAGGGAACCGAATAGGTCCAATTTTATTAAACGGCCAATATCTAAAAATAGCTTTACCAATAACCTTTTCATAGGGTAAAAATCCCCAAATATGTGAGTCCATACTGTTATTTCTATTAT contains the following coding sequences:
- a CDS encoding metal ABC transporter ATP-binding protein → MESINYQNFRIDAENICVDYNGKVALYDANLRLKPGQICGLVGMNGAGKTTFFNALTGFVNISKGKIRINGESVRSAQKDQTIAYVPQNEGIDSQFPISVWDVVMMGRYGSMNIFRCPRESDVQAVKDAIERVDLTDHLSTPLGNLSGGQRKRTFLARAIAQRASILLLDEPFSGVDIRTEKLISELFIQFKNEGKTILLSTHDMIHVREFCDLVLLINKTVVAYGETSEVFTPENITTTFGGISPDFLFGPES
- a CDS encoding metal ABC transporter permease — protein: MELCLFLTLDSFITDPLTHDFMRKALLMSSLVAAVCGFLSSYLTLKGWALMGDAVSHSVMPGVVVAYALGLPFSLGAFIFGVGSVALIGFIKQKSRVKEDTVIGLVFTGFFALGIVLVSKIKSNIDLHSILFGSPLGISLSDVKQTIFISLLVVILLSIFRKDLMLYCFDPRHAKTVGINVLFLHYLLLTCLSLAAVVGLQSVGIILVVAMLITPGATAYLLTDKFDKMTIISVLSAIISSLIGIYVSFWFDLETGGSIVLAQTFIFLFAFLFAPRYGIFKLKKLFAGYK
- a CDS encoding DUF4336 domain-containing protein; amino-acid sequence: MIVLEETFNKKWNWWPLFPLYPYGKKKTILRELIPDQIWSLEQIQGLYYVAVPIRMTVIKVDNGLMLINPLPPTKELINELEKLIMIHGNVKTIILPSASGLEHKIGLPALSRIFKDAEIWLCPGQWSFPINLPLDFLGIPSKRSRILFEEGTPHTNSFKWSSLGPLNLGLGRYQEISCFHYSTKTLHVTDAIVGIDSTPPEIFNFDPTPLLFHSRERGDEPLIDSIEQRKKGWKRLVLFSSFLKPGKLNIPPLKKILKYSFKKDLRNWRSHFGIYPFLWDADWESSLVEIMGKDTPKIQIAPVLQKLIFPRSKEVLIMWLENIKSFKDMEYLIPSHFTAPIKFTINDCQKLIDEINSQKWDKSPEDNKFLISLYKKLFDLGIIPKEVNL
- a CDS encoding DUF760 domain-containing protein; this encodes MFNPEFLATENNDPNDDNDLIQYLQKQSPEVLQRVATSASEDIQEIIRHNVQGLLGMLPSDQFDVKITSSKENIANLLSSAMMTGYFLRQMEQRKELEQTLKNDENMSIEE